From Gloeocapsa sp. PCC 73106:
GGTAATCATTGATCCCAACACAGATACTGATATAGAACCCGATGAAACGGTACAACTGACAGTAAGTAATGGGACAGGTTATACCGTAGGAACTCCCAATAGCGCTACGGGGACGATTGAGAATGATGATGTTCAGACTACTACTGGAAGTAACTCGGCAAACATTGTTATACCTAGTGGTGGTCCTGCTAACCCCTATCCTTCTGATATTACTATTTCTGGCGCTCTAGGTACTATTACTAGCGTAGTTGTCAATATTACTGGTCTCAGTCATATTTATCCTGATGATATAGATATGTTACTAGTGGGTCCTACTGGTGCAAGAGTGCTTCTGATGTCTGATGCGGGAGACGAGGGCGAGCTGACTAATGTGAATTTGACTTTTGACCAGAATGCAGGAAGTATTTTACCCGACACTACTCAGATTGTAGCGGGGACCTATCGTCCTAGTAATTTTGGTCCTATTTCTGATACTTTCCCTACACCCGCTCCGGCAGGTCCTTATGGTAACAATTTGGACACTGCATTTGACGGAACTACTGCCAATGGAAACTGGAGTTTGTATGTATTTGATGATATTATTCCCGATGCAGGATCAATCGCTGGTGGTTGGGCATTGACTATTCAAACTGTTTAGGTATAAAAGAGCGATCGCTTATAACAGATTTATGAAAGAGCGATCGCCCTCTCTCAATACTTATTTTTCAGATTGTTTGAGCGGGACAGATTGTTTTACAATGGGAGAAAGTTTTGTCAGGAGTTATCTATATGTCTCTTCAGCTTGGTGATCAAGTTCCAGATTTTCAACAATCCTCAACTCAAGGGGACATTTCCTTTTACGATTGGGCAGGCGATAGTTGGGTAATTCTGTTTTCTCACCCCGCCGACTATACTCCAGTTTGTACTACAGAATTGGGTGCCGTCGCTAAACTCAAGTCAGAGTTTGATAAACGCAATGTGAAAACCATAGCTTTAAGCGTGGATGACGTAGAATCACACATGGGTTGGACCAAAGATATCGAAGAAACCCAAGGTGCTACCTTAAATTATCCCATCTTGGCTGATGGCGATCGCAAAGTATCCGATCTCTATGGGATGATTCACCCTAACGCCAACAATACCCTAACCGTGCGCTCTGTATTCATTATTGATCCACAGAAAAAACTACGTCTCACCATCACTTATCCAGCTAGTACTGGACGCAATTTTGATGAAATTTTACGAGTAATCGATTCTCTACAGTTAACAGATGGGTATCAAGTAGCCACACCTGTAAATTGGCAAGATGGGGACGATTGTGTCATTGTACCTTCTCTTAAAGATCCAGAAGTACTCAAGGAGAAGTTTCCCAAAGGTTACAAAGAAGTTAAGCCTTACCTACGCATGACTCCTCAACCCAACAAATAAATTGGCTCTCCCGTATATATGGTGATAAGCAAAACTTATCGTTTATAGGGAACAGGGAACAGGGAACAGGCTAATTTGATATGTAGCAATAGAAGGTAAGTTTAGGACAATTGAAACCGCGCTCAATAATTATAAGCGTCTACCTTTCCCCTTTCCCCTTTACCCTTTACCCTGCGCTCCGCGCTCCGCGCTATAAGTGAAGAATTATTATTTATGATCGAGCTTTATACTTTTACCACACCCAATGGTCGCAAACCCGCGATTATGCTGGAGGAGGTTGGACTTCCTTACCAGATCAAGATGATTAATATCAGCAAAGGTGAGCAATTTTCCCCAGAATTTATCGCTATTAATCCTAATAGTAAAATTCCAGCCATAGTTGATCGAGAAACGAACATCACTGTATTCGAATCAGGGGCGATTTTAATATATCTAGCAGAGAAAACGGGACAATTTTTGCCCTCGGATACTCAAGCTCGATTTCGAGTAATTGAGTGGTTGATGTTTCAAATGGGTGGAGTAGGACCCATGTTTGGTCAATTGAGTCACTTCCGCAAAGCAGCGCCAACTCAAATCGATTACGCTATTAATCGCTACCATAACGAAACCCTGCGTTTATTGGGAGTATTAGATCGACAGTTAGAAAATAATGAGTTTATAGCTGGAAGTTATTCCATCGCTGATATGGCTACTTATCCTTGGGTGGCTGCTCTCAGCTATTTAGAAATTGCCCCAACAGATTATAGCCAAGTGCAACGCTGGGTTCAAACCATGGAAGAACGTCCCGCGGTGCAGCGTGGTATGGCGTTAGCTCAAGAGTAACGAAAGAGCGATCGTACCCTATACAGGGATTGAGTGCGCTCAAGTTCCCTGGCTTTCGCGCTATGATGTACAGTGTTGCCGTACAGAATGGAGATAGCGATGGATAGTGTTAGTGTCAATCAGTTTAGAGAAAATCTGAAACACTTTGTCGAACAAGTAGTTAGCCAACATATACCTTTGAAAGTTACGCGGCGGAATGGAGAGGACTTCATTATCATTAGTGCCGAAGATTGGGAGCGAGAACAAGAAACCCTTTATGTCCTACAAAATAATAGCTTAATGCAGCAAATTTCTGCCTCAATGACAACCCACACCCAAGGTAGTGGTTACTTACCCAGCAACGAGGAATTAGATGAGAT
This genomic window contains:
- a CDS encoding peroxiredoxin, which codes for MSLQLGDQVPDFQQSSTQGDISFYDWAGDSWVILFSHPADYTPVCTTELGAVAKLKSEFDKRNVKTIALSVDDVESHMGWTKDIEETQGATLNYPILADGDRKVSDLYGMIHPNANNTLTVRSVFIIDPQKKLRLTITYPASTGRNFDEILRVIDSLQLTDGYQVATPVNWQDGDDCVIVPSLKDPEVLKEKFPKGYKEVKPYLRMTPQPNK
- a CDS encoding glutathione S-transferase N-terminal domain-containing protein; the encoded protein is MIELYTFTTPNGRKPAIMLEEVGLPYQIKMINISKGEQFSPEFIAINPNSKIPAIVDRETNITVFESGAILIYLAEKTGQFLPSDTQARFRVIEWLMFQMGGVGPMFGQLSHFRKAAPTQIDYAINRYHNETLRLLGVLDRQLENNEFIAGSYSIADMATYPWVAALSYLEIAPTDYSQVQRWVQTMEERPAVQRGMALAQE
- a CDS encoding type II toxin-antitoxin system Phd/YefM family antitoxin, with protein sequence MDSVSVNQFRENLKHFVEQVVSQHIPLKVTRRNGEDFIIISAEDWEREQETLYVLQNNSLMQQISASMTTHTQGSGYLPSNEELDEIAGV